A stretch of the Sphingobacterium thalpophilum genome encodes the following:
- a CDS encoding Crp/Fnr family transcriptional regulator, whose amino-acid sequence MLDILIKHIEEVVSLTPEEAEFIVNHFKLKRYKKHQFIIQEGDKAIYHYFIISGLTKLVYLDQSGKEHIVSFAMEDWWESDFYAFYTGTPATLSLICLEDTTVLALNNADYFKLCQESPTMQRFFLEKANFGYLGMQRRVLSSLTLNAAQRYEQFLKQYPKLSNRIPKSQLAAYLGVSRETLSRLNL is encoded by the coding sequence ATGTTAGATATATTAATTAAACATATAGAAGAGGTAGTTTCGTTAACTCCGGAGGAGGCCGAATTCATTGTAAACCATTTTAAACTCAAAAGATATAAAAAGCATCAATTCATTATCCAGGAAGGTGATAAAGCGATTTACCATTATTTTATCATATCAGGCCTGACCAAATTAGTGTATTTGGATCAGTCAGGAAAAGAGCATATCGTTTCATTTGCTATGGAAGATTGGTGGGAAAGTGATTTTTATGCATTCTATACTGGGACACCCGCGACTTTATCCCTGATCTGTTTGGAAGATACAACGGTACTTGCATTAAACAATGCCGATTATTTCAAACTGTGTCAAGAAAGTCCTACCATGCAGCGGTTCTTTTTAGAAAAGGCAAACTTTGGATACCTAGGTATGCAACGCCGTGTGCTCTCTTCTTTGACGTTGAATGCGGCACAACGTTATGAACAATTTCTTAAACAGTATCCGAAGCTTAGCAATAGGATTCCAAAAAGCCAATTAGCCGCTTATCTCGGAGTCTCAAGAGAAACCTTGAGTAGGTTGAACCTGTGA
- a CDS encoding RidA family protein has product MEINATNPWKWQDARSYSQAIEVKNAEGTLYVSGQTAIDDDGVSSTEDMKTQLIKSLENLERVITEAGYSCGNIVRLNIYTTSTQELWPHFPVFQDWIAKHGTRQATTLLEVVSLFETLKVELEATVVK; this is encoded by the coding sequence ATGGAAATTAATGCGACAAACCCATGGAAGTGGCAAGATGCCAGAAGTTACTCACAGGCTATCGAAGTTAAGAATGCAGAGGGAACACTATATGTTTCAGGACAGACAGCAATCGATGACGATGGAGTATCTAGCACTGAGGACATGAAAACACAGTTAATAAAAAGCTTGGAAAATCTAGAAAGGGTGATTACAGAAGCAGGTTACTCTTGCGGTAATATTGTTAGACTGAATATATATACAACCTCCACCCAAGAATTGTGGCCGCATTTTCCAGTTTTTCAGGATTGGATTGCCAAGCATGGAACGAGGCAGGCAACTACTTTATTAGAAGTCGTCAGTCTTTTCGAAACGTTAAAAGTTGAATTGGAAGCTACCGTAGTAAAATGA
- a CDS encoding DinB family protein → MEHTNSYFEYQYRLVQGSRKTLFDYCKRISNENFLNQNSSFGRGGSIRNLLVHIANTYEYWIVKHALDNDIAFTEYTSINDIDAVVEMFGLIDTEIIDFSHRYESSKLMPIDLKLNGVTKTTTPLELFTHVITHEFHHKGQILSLSRHLGYVPIDTDIIR, encoded by the coding sequence ATGGAACATACAAACTCATATTTTGAATATCAATATCGTTTGGTTCAAGGATCAAGAAAAACACTTTTTGATTATTGTAAGCGTATTTCGAATGAGAATTTTCTAAACCAGAACAGCTCTTTTGGGCGTGGAGGAAGCATCCGAAATCTGCTGGTCCATATCGCAAATACCTATGAATATTGGATTGTTAAACATGCATTGGATAACGACATAGCCTTTACCGAATATACAAGCATAAATGACATAGATGCAGTAGTAGAAATGTTCGGGTTGATTGATACTGAAATTATTGATTTTTCCCACAGATACGAGTCTTCTAAACTTATGCCGATAGACTTAAAGCTAAACGGAGTCACAAAAACGACAACCCCATTGGAGCTGTTTACCCATGTGATCACACATGAGTTCCATCACAAGGGGCAAATTCTTTCGTTGAGTAGGCATTTGGGGTACGTGCCCATAGATACAGATATCATTAGATAA